DNA from Nitrospira sp.:
GTGAACGCGCTGGAAGCCGTGAAGGAGTTCAAGGACGGCCATGACGACGTGCAACTGATTTTTGACGGCGCCGGAGCAAAATGGATCCCCGAACTGGAGAAGGGCGATCATAAGCTACATGGTCTTTATGCAGCCGTGAAAGATCGAATCGGCGGAGTTTGTGAGTTCTGTGCCGGTGCCTTCGAAGTCAAGGATGCGGTCGTTGCTTGCGGAGTCAAGCTGGCGGGGGAATTCGAAGGACATCCAAGCTTCAAGAAGCTCGTGGCCCAGGGCTACCAGGTCATCACGTTCTAGCCTCGTCCGTGAGTGGACTGATCCACCGGTTGAGGAAGGTGTTGCCTCAACTGCTGCATGGTCAATCCGGGAACAGAGCGCTCAGCGCAAACGTGAATGCATCAGACGTTCCCTAGGTTTGGTCGTCCAGCTCCTCGAGAGACGGCCCCATGGTCGCGGGAGAGAGGAAAAGGAGGCTGCTTATGTTTTTCACGTCTAGATACCATTTCGTGGCGACGATGGGGTTGGTCCTGTCCCTGACGAGTTGTGCTGATACCGAGTTTGTCCTGCGCCCACCCGCTCCGCAAAGGCTTCCGCCTGCAGCAGCGCCGCCGCCGCAGATTACGGAGTCCGTCATTGACGTACCGATTCAGCTGGACCTTTCAGACTTTCTCCATGCCGTAAACGATCCGAGCGTGATCGCCAAGAAGTTTGATCAGTGGGGAAGCCTGATCAAGCACCCGAAAGGCGGGGAGTACAAATACTATGCGGAACGAGATGACTTTTCGATCGAACGGGCGGCTCACCCGGTCAGGAATACGGAGCCGAGGCTATCGATTGGAGACTGGTGGAAGGAAATCAACCTTTCGGGCAGCACCCTCTTCGTGAGTACGCCACTCCGCTATAAGATCGGGGTGCGTCCACATTCGCAGGGTACTGATTCAGCGGCGCACTGTGGCGATGGGAACGAATGGCCGAAACAAGCCACACTCCATGGAAGCATTGCGTTTGAGATGACGCCTGATTACGGTGTGTCTGGCTCCCTCCGCAGGGTGACCGTACATTCCGCCGAGCCATGCAAGTTCCGCAACGGGGATCTAGTTCTGCAGCAGGCCGTCAACACCGCACTCTCGGATCAGGTCAAGGGAGGTCTCAACAACGCCGTCTCGCGTCTCAACACGCTGAATGTCAAACCTCGCGCAGAGGATGTCTGGACGGCGCTCCGCAATCCCATCCAATTGGAGCCAGATATCTGGCTTCTGCTCAACCTCGACAAGGTGAGGCATGCCGGATTTTCAAAAGATGGCCATGTCGTCAAGGACACCCTTCGCATCACCGCGCAGCCTGTGATCGTTCGTGGAGCGGAGCCACCAGTATCGTCCACAGCACTTCCTCCACTCGAGACAGAAGCGGTCTCTACAGATTTTCGTGGTGTAGCTGATGTCCAGGACGCTTATACCGAGAAGCAACCCGTGTCTGAGAAATTTCATGTCTTGGCCGATATCCAAGTTGACTACGGCACACTTTCCCAGACGCTCTCGAAACAGCTGAGAGGGAGGCGGATTGAAACTAAGGGAAATTTTATCACGATAACCGGTGCAGGAATATTCGGTCTAGGCAATAACCAAGTGCTCCTACGCGTGGAGTTCACTGGAGATGCGCGGGGCTACGTGTATTTGATCGGGAAGCTGGAAATCAACACGATGACACAGGCGGTCTATCTCAGTGGCCTTCGGTATGATCTCGGAACCACACAACTGCTTCAAACATCGGCCCCAGCCTGGTTCAATGACGTGCCGCTCCGAGAAACTATTACTCCTGAAATCGCGCTTGGGGTGACGCCGATGATCGATCGGATACGCGACTCTCTGAGAACCGGGTTGAATCGAACGCTGACCCCAACTGTTTCGATGCAGGGAACGGTCACGTCGATGCAAGGGATTGCCGTGTTCGCCGATATCGATGTGCTCCATGTTCGAGCGATGAGCAACGGAACGCTCAATGTGATCGCCAGCAACGAGCCCTAATCGGCGATCCAGAGACCTTCTCGGCACATAGGCAGTCCGCGAGACGCACAGGACAGACGGCCCACGTCGAAGCCGACCGCCGCAGTCCATCAGCCCGGTGCCGCATCCGAAGGCCCAGCGCAACTTCACCGACTCGGAGAGCCGGTTCATGCCGGATGCCGGGGCCAGGCCGAGCATCGTCCAAGGGTATACCTGCCAAGCGGCGGTCGATGCGCGGGCACAATTCATTGTTGCCGCGGACGTCACCGATGACACCAATGACAAACAACCAGTGCCGCCGATGCTGGCCCCGATAGTGGCGCACACCGACCAGGTCCCCCGGACCATGAGTATGGACGTGTGGCATTTCAGCGAGTGGACTTATGGGACGATGAGCCTAAAGCATAAGGGATGATGGGACCAGAAGGGAGGATGCTTCTATCAGATCCGTTGCCCCTTGTCGTGGCGGCCTATCTCGTCATAGCGGTCGGCATGGCCGCGTTGTGGGCTGTGCAACAGAGAACAAGGAATGCCGCAATCGGGGACATCGGATGGTGCGGGGGACTGATTGTCGTCGTGTTGTGGTATGCCACGCACGCTCCCGGCGGGATCGAGCGGAAACTCCTGACCGTGATGTTGGTGACACTCTATGCGGGACGACTCGGACTCTACATTTTCTTCAATCGCGTAAAGGGGAAACCGGAAGACGCCCGGTATCGCCGACTCCGGGAGGAATGGGGTGAGACCGAGCCTTCAAAAATGTTCTGGTACTTTCAGCTGCAAGTCCTCGCCTTAGCCGCCTTTTCACTCCCGTTTTTAGTGTTGCTTTGGAATCCACGGACATCGATCACGGTAGTCGAGCTGGTCGGGTTACTGATCTGGGCTGTGGCCGTGGCCGGCGAAGCAGCGGCAGATCGACAACTTGCCAGGTTCCGCGCCGATCCGAGCAAGCGGGGCCGCGTCTGTCGCGAGGGCCTGTGGAGTTACTCACGCCATCCGAACTATTTCTTTGAATGGCTGCACTGGTGCTCCTATGTCGTAATGACGCTGGGAATGCCGGGTTGGGCGTATACCTGGATCGGGCCGATCGGGATGGGGATTGCACTACTAAAAGTAACAGGTATTCCGCGCGCAGAAGCGCAGGCCCTTGTCAGTCGAGGAGAAGAATATAAAGCCTATCAGGCTACCACCAACGCGTTTTTCCCGTGGTTTCCTCGGACGAGGCCAGACACGTCTCCTTATTCCCCACGTAGCCGGCCCAAAAAACAATAAACGGGATCACCCATCCCAAGGCTCCGGTCAAGAGGGGACTGCACATCGTCCCTCCCCCCATTACTCTGTGAACGGGACAAGATCTCAAACAATGACGTCCCCCTCCCGGTGCCAGTTACATGACTCGGTCGCATCCCGGTTGGGAAGCGAAATGGTGACAGAAACCACTTCTCCCAGACTTGCCCACAAAAAATTCAGTGCGCACAGCATATGCCACTACTCTCGCCTGGCTCTGTTCCGCTCACATATTCCTTATAGGCTTGGT
Protein-coding regions in this window:
- a CDS encoding DUF4403 family protein, with the protein product MFFTSRYHFVATMGLVLSLTSCADTEFVLRPPAPQRLPPAAAPPPQITESVIDVPIQLDLSDFLHAVNDPSVIAKKFDQWGSLIKHPKGGEYKYYAERDDFSIERAAHPVRNTEPRLSIGDWWKEINLSGSTLFVSTPLRYKIGVRPHSQGTDSAAHCGDGNEWPKQATLHGSIAFEMTPDYGVSGSLRRVTVHSAEPCKFRNGDLVLQQAVNTALSDQVKGGLNNAVSRLNTLNVKPRAEDVWTALRNPIQLEPDIWLLLNLDKVRHAGFSKDGHVVKDTLRITAQPVIVRGAEPPVSSTALPPLETEAVSTDFRGVADVQDAYTEKQPVSEKFHVLADIQVDYGTLSQTLSKQLRGRRIETKGNFITITGAGIFGLGNNQVLLRVEFTGDARGYVYLIGKLEINTMTQAVYLSGLRYDLGTTQLLQTSAPAWFNDVPLRETITPEIALGVTPMIDRIRDSLRTGLNRTLTPTVSMQGTVTSMQGIAVFADIDVLHVRAMSNGTLNVIASNEP
- a CDS encoding DUF1295 domain-containing protein, whose translation is MLLSDPLPLVVAAYLVIAVGMAALWAVQQRTRNAAIGDIGWCGGLIVVVLWYATHAPGGIERKLLTVMLVTLYAGRLGLYIFFNRVKGKPEDARYRRLREEWGETEPSKMFWYFQLQVLALAAFSLPFLVLLWNPRTSITVVELVGLLIWAVAVAGEAAADRQLARFRADPSKRGRVCREGLWSYSRHPNYFFEWLHWCSYVVMTLGMPGWAYTWIGPIGMGIALLKVTGIPRAEAQALVSRGEEYKAYQATTNAFFPWFPRTRPDTSPYSPRSRPKKQ